A part of Miscanthus floridulus cultivar M001 chromosome 6, ASM1932011v1, whole genome shotgun sequence genomic DNA contains:
- the LOC136458925 gene encoding uncharacterized protein isoform X1 — MSLSDRSDFRRKLKEANAKYDYGQGGYGIYCQTAEKNRGRGVAEKNQTNTGRQPPRKRTGKQSRANPTGSTPPSPPSLPPSLSRRSQIQYTLPSHPMAPLLSKPLLADTGTKFHAASTPVSCSGSPQRYAIAGLAGAGRRDRDWRRRTRGRTSLRVKAVAAESRSSEGGIAEDYYAVLGVMPDATPKQIKKAYYNCMKSCHPDLSGNDPDMTNFCMFINEVYTVLTDPIQRAVYDEIHGYAATATNPFLDDSAPQDHVFVDEFSCIGCKNCANVCSKVFQIEEDFGRARVYDQSGSTELIQEAIDSCPVDCIHWTSAAQLSLLEDEMRRVERVNVGLMLAGMGGSVDVFRMASSRWEKRQAKVLEKVRRRMSQDDSSKGGSWSDIWGAPTRYEKNEEEAKERAKRAAAAARRWREYSRKGADKPPTFKLPEAVPSKE; from the exons ATGTCGCTGTCGGATCGTTCCGATTTCCGAAGAAAGTTGAAGGAAGCAAACGCAAAATACGATTATGGGCAAGGTGGATATGGCATATATTGCCAAACGGCAGAGAAAAATCGCGGGAGAGGAGTGGCGGAGAAAAATCAAACAAACACCGGGCGCCAACCGCCAAGAAAACGGACAGGAAAGCAGAGCAGGGCGAACCCCACCGGATCCACACCGccttctcctccctccctccctccatctctctctcgccggagccagatccaataCACGCTGCCGTCTCATCCGATGGCTCCTCTCCTTTCCAAACCGCTGCTCGCGGACACCGGCACCAAGTTCCATGCGGCCTCAACGCCAGTCTCGTGCTCCGGTAGCCCACAACGATATGCCATCGCAGGGTTGGCTGGGGCCGGAAGAAGAGACCGGGACTGGCGCCGGAGGACGCGGGGAAGAACGAGCTTGAGGGTGAAAGCGGTGGCGGCGGAGTCCCGCAGCTCGGAGGGGGGAATCGCCGAAGATTATTACGCTGTTCTTGGCGTT ATGCCAGATGCAACGCCGAAGCagatcaagaaagcatactacaaTTGCATGAAATCTTGTCATCCTGATCTCAGTGGGAATGACCCTGATATGACAAATTTCTGCATGTTCATCAATGAAGTTTACACG GTGCTTACCGATCCCATCCAACGAGCAGTGTATGATGAGATACATGGGTATGCTGCGACTGCAACCAATCCTTTCTTGGATGACAGTGCACCCCAGGATCACGTATTTGTTGATGAGTTTAGCTGCATAG GATGCAAGAACTGTGCTAACGTGTGTTCTAAGGTCTTTCAAATTGAGGAAGATTTCGGACGGGCAAGAGTTTATGACCAATCAGGCAGCACAGAACTGATTCAGGAAGCTATTGATAGTTG CCCAGTTGACTGCATTCATTGGACTTCAGCTGCGCAACTTTCGCTCCTTGAGGATGAAATGCGCAGAGTAGAGAGAGTAAAT GTTGGATTAATGCTTGCTGGGATGGGAGGCTCAGTTGATGTGTTTCGGATG GCAAGCTCACGCTGGGAGAAAAGACAAGCCAAAGTCCTG GAGAAGGTCAGAAGGCGGATGAGCCAAGATGATTCCAGTAAGGGTGGCTCATGGAGTGATATTTGGGGAGCACCAACAAGATATGAGAAGAACG aagaggaggcaaagGAGAGAGCAAAGCGAGCAGCGGCTGCAGCAAGGAGGTGGCGAGAGTACTCAAGGAAAGGCGCCGACAAGCCTCCTACATTCAAACTTCCAGAGGCAGTGCCCAGCAAGGAGTGA
- the LOC136458925 gene encoding chaperone protein dnaJ C76, chloroplastic-like isoform X2, giving the protein MSLSDRSDFRRKLKEANAKYDYGQGGYGIYCQTAEKNRGRGVAEKNQTNTGRQPPRKRTGKQSRANPTGSTPPSPPSLPPSLSRRSQIQYTLPSHPMAPLLSKPLLADTGTKFHAASTPVSCSGSPQRYAIAGLAGAGRRDRDWRRRTRGRTSLRVKAVAAESRSSEGGIAEDYYAVLGVMPDATPKQIKKAYYNCMKSCHPDLSGNDPDMTNFCMFINEVYTVLTDPIQRAVYDEIHGYAATATNPFLDDSAPQDHVFVDEFSCIGCKNCANVCSKVFQIEEDFGRARVYDQSGSTELIQEAIDSCPVDCIHWTSAAQLSLLEDEMRRVERVNVGLMLAGMGGSVDVFRMASSRWEKRQAKVLEKVRRRMSQDDSSKGGSWSDIWGAPTRYEKNALLTSLLTQ; this is encoded by the exons ATGTCGCTGTCGGATCGTTCCGATTTCCGAAGAAAGTTGAAGGAAGCAAACGCAAAATACGATTATGGGCAAGGTGGATATGGCATATATTGCCAAACGGCAGAGAAAAATCGCGGGAGAGGAGTGGCGGAGAAAAATCAAACAAACACCGGGCGCCAACCGCCAAGAAAACGGACAGGAAAGCAGAGCAGGGCGAACCCCACCGGATCCACACCGccttctcctccctccctccctccatctctctctcgccggagccagatccaataCACGCTGCCGTCTCATCCGATGGCTCCTCTCCTTTCCAAACCGCTGCTCGCGGACACCGGCACCAAGTTCCATGCGGCCTCAACGCCAGTCTCGTGCTCCGGTAGCCCACAACGATATGCCATCGCAGGGTTGGCTGGGGCCGGAAGAAGAGACCGGGACTGGCGCCGGAGGACGCGGGGAAGAACGAGCTTGAGGGTGAAAGCGGTGGCGGCGGAGTCCCGCAGCTCGGAGGGGGGAATCGCCGAAGATTATTACGCTGTTCTTGGCGTT ATGCCAGATGCAACGCCGAAGCagatcaagaaagcatactacaaTTGCATGAAATCTTGTCATCCTGATCTCAGTGGGAATGACCCTGATATGACAAATTTCTGCATGTTCATCAATGAAGTTTACACG GTGCTTACCGATCCCATCCAACGAGCAGTGTATGATGAGATACATGGGTATGCTGCGACTGCAACCAATCCTTTCTTGGATGACAGTGCACCCCAGGATCACGTATTTGTTGATGAGTTTAGCTGCATAG GATGCAAGAACTGTGCTAACGTGTGTTCTAAGGTCTTTCAAATTGAGGAAGATTTCGGACGGGCAAGAGTTTATGACCAATCAGGCAGCACAGAACTGATTCAGGAAGCTATTGATAGTTG CCCAGTTGACTGCATTCATTGGACTTCAGCTGCGCAACTTTCGCTCCTTGAGGATGAAATGCGCAGAGTAGAGAGAGTAAAT GTTGGATTAATGCTTGCTGGGATGGGAGGCTCAGTTGATGTGTTTCGGATG GCAAGCTCACGCTGGGAGAAAAGACAAGCCAAAGTCCTG GAGAAGGTCAGAAGGCGGATGAGCCAAGATGATTCCAGTAAGGGTGGCTCATGGAGTGATATTTGGGGAGCACCAACAAGATATGAGAAGAACG CCTTGTTAACGTCCCTGCTAACCCAataa